In one window of Solanum pennellii chromosome 2, SPENNV200 DNA:
- the LOC114075966 gene encoding uncharacterized protein LOC114075966 — protein MPPKKATAAQKGKSVAEGTSQTRRVTRARAQSMPGMMLQSESSATPPPPEELRAAAAPVRGTPPAPEAPTSEPPAPQSGAEDRAMRDAVQLLTRLVADQARRHGLGVDHADRSDSLRARDFLSCNPPEFFGSRPQDDPQEFIRQMQRTLRIIKASETESVELATYRLRDVAINWYESWELSRGEGAPPAVWDEFVEAFQGHFLPPEMKRARVDRFLRLKQNGRSVREYSLEFDSLARHAPTIVADMADRVHRYVMGLDRYLIDGCMAVTLQPGMDIARVQAYAQGVEDRHRGRQPDRDYNRGQHKRARSAGYPDEFRSGQSQQHVRFSSQPAQSAPPRFMGRGFDRMGYSEAGQSSRASGSQMGRGLSQSRPPLPRCSRCGRSHPGECRWATGACFSCGRQGHTMRECHLRGSAGGMAQPTGSVAGSSSSVAMRPTGQGIQAPAGRGRGRGGASSSSGPSNRIYALTSRQDQEASPNVITGILSLFSRSVYALIDPGSTLSFISPFVASRIGIESELIEPFEVATPVGDFVIATRRKDSSISISRGTVYRVEGKYNISER, from the exons ATGCCTCCAAAGAAAGCGACAGCCGCCCAGAAGGGAAAATCGGTAGCAGAAGGTACTAGTCAGACCCGGAGAGTTACTAGGGCCCGTGCCCAGTCTATGCCTGGTATGATGCTCCAGTCGGAGAGCTCTGCTACACCCCCACCGCCAGAAGAGCTTAGAGCAGCAGCAGCTCCAGTTCGGGGGACACCACCAGCCCCCGAGGCCCCAACATCTGAACCTCCAGCTCCTCAGTCAGGGGCGGAGGATAGGGCCATGAGAGATGCGGTTCAATTGCTGACTAGATTAGTGGCAGATCAGGCTCGCAGGCATGGACTAGGAGTTGATCATGCGGACAGATCTGATAGCTTAAGGGCTCGTGACTTCTTAAGTTGTAATCCTCCAGAGTTCTTTGGGTCAAGGCCCCAGGATGATCCGCAAGAGTTTATTCGTCAGATGCAGCGTACATTGAGGATAATCAAGGCTTCGGAGACCGAGTCTGTTGAGTTGGCTACGTATCGTTTGCGGGATGTAGCTATTAATTGGTATGAGTCTTGGGAGTTATCTAGGGGTGAGGGTGCTCCTCCAGCGGTATGGGATGAATTTGTGGAGGCTTTCCAGGGCCACTTCCTGCCTCCAGAGATGAAGCGAGCTAGAGTCGATAGATTCTTGCGTTTGAAGCAAAATGGCAGGAGCGTTCGAGAGTATAGCCTCGAGTTTGATTCATTGGCTAGGCATGCGCCTACTATTGTGGCTGATATGGCAGACAGGGTACATCGTTATGTGATGGGATTGGATCGTTATCTGATTGACGGTTGTATGGCAGTGACTCTTCAGCCAGGTATGGACATTGCTCGGGTGCAGGCATATGCACAGGGGGTAGAGGATCGGCACCGGGGACGTCAGCCagatagagattataatagAGGCCAGCATAAGAGGGCTAGATCAGCAGGTTATCCTGACGAGTTTCGAAGCGGGCAGTCTCAGCagcatgttagattttcttcccAGCCAGCACAGAGTGCACCCCCACGTTTCATGGGTAGGGGGTTCGATCGTATGGGATATTCGGAAGCTGGTCAGAGCTCTAGGGCGTCAGGGTCACAGATGGGCAGGGGTTTGAGCCAGTCGAGGCCACCTTTGCCTCGGTGTTCTCGCTGTGGTAGGTCCCATCCTGGGGAATGTCGTTGGGCTACAGGTGCGTGTTTTTCTTGCGGCCGTCAGGGCCATACTATGAGGGAGTGTCACCTTAGAGGTAGTGCAGGTGGTATGGCACAGCCTACTGGGTCCGTTGCTGGTTCATCTTCTTCTGTGGCTATGCGCCCTACGGGGCAGGGTATTCAGGCGCCagcaggccgtggtagaggacgTGGTGGAGCTTCCAGTTCTAGCGGTCCCTCGAACCGTATATATGCTTTGACTAGTAGGCAGGATCAGGAGGCGTCACCTAATGTGATCACAGGTATATTATCACTATTCTCCCGAAGTGTGTATGCATTGATAGACCCAGGTTCCACCTTATCATTTATATCCCCCTTTGTTGCTAGTAGGATCGGAATAGAGTCTGAGTTGATAGAACCATTTGAGGTAGCTACACCTGTAGGAGATTTTGTCATAGCTACGCGA AGGAAAGATAGTTCGATTTCAATTTCCAGGGGAACCGTTTATAGAGTGGAAGGGAAGTACAATATCTCCGAAAGGtaa